DNA from Drosophila suzukii chromosome 2R, CBGP_Dsuzu_IsoJpt1.0, whole genome shotgun sequence:
AATAAGCCTTTCCTCGTTGGAAGGAATTTGACGTGTTACTTAAGTTTACTTCAAGTATTTGCAGTTTTTTGTTTCCGGCCAGCCATCCCCGAGCTGTATTTATATTTGTACCCAACTAACACAAGCCGCTTTTCTTTATAATTAATGCGTTCGATTATAAGCTTAAGCCCATAATTCATACTAACGAAAGTATACTCATTTTGAGAAACAGTAGAATATGCATATGAAAGCAATGAGAAAAATAAACCAATagatgaataaataaaaataatgtaacaatttttatttcataaaCTGTACTACTAGTGATTTTTTGTTTGTCAAGAATTAATACTATTTCTTGAGTAACACTTTTCTTTCCAGTGGTTTTTGACCCCGAATGATTGGCGTAATTGTTATGATTATCATAAATATGTCACCAATTTCCGCTGTTAAGAGAATTTAACCCTTTTACAATCTTATTAATACACAGAAATGGGGGGTATTTCGTGTGGATTTGCCATTACAGTAGAATTACAACTAATATAACAAATTATACGTATACATTATGGAAAGACCAACTGATAAGTTTATctaaaagcaaaacaaactCAGTCAATGATACATGCAAAGCGATAATCAGAGCCGCTCAGAAAAGCCCATGACAGAATATTACACTGCTATCGTCATATTTTCATCAAACAGGTTTTGATTGGACAGTTCCCGTAAAAACCTTACCCTCGACATGGAAGCGGCAGTCTGTTGATTGGAACCCATTCGGAATGTTCGAAGCGCATCAGAATCGATCCCTGCAGCTCGTAGTTCTCCTCTCCTTTGCGTTCTCCATTTGCTCTGGATCGCCGAACGCCTCGAGCTGCGGTCATCGGTGCGGAGGGGGCGACTGCATCCAACTGGACCAGCTTTGTGACGGCACCGCCAACTGCTTGGACGCCTCCGATGAGACTGCCGCCATGTGCGAAAAGGTCTGGTGTCCGGGATATGGGTTTCGCTGCAGCTACGGAGCTTGCATAGCCAGCACAGCGGTCTGCGATGGCGGGCGGGACTGTGTCGATGGATCGGACGAGGAGGGATGGCTGTGCCGGGCCCAGATGCAGCAGGCCAACTGCGACAACTGGGAAATGTACTGCTCCTCCGGCCAGTGCATGCCCTACTCCAAGTTGTGCGATGGGATCAGGGATTGCCGGGACGGAGATGATGAGCTGGAGTCTCTTTGCGAAGGTGTCGCCCGCCCAACCACAGTCCGATCAACTACTGCGACCGCGGAAGTCGATCTTACTGAGATGACTCCCACAGTGAAAGAGCGACCTCGTCCCTATCCTGTTGAGGGGAATGGGGAGTGCGCGATTCCACAGTTGCCAAACGTGATTGTGAAGCATTTCACTGATGCGATCCTAACTGCAGGATCCAGAGTAGCCAATGGGACTCGTATATACTACGAGTGTCCCGCTGAGCACTCACTTAAGGGAGAGGACCAGAACATTTGTGAAGACTCATTGTGGGCTAAGAAGTTTCCATACTGCGAAAGTAAATATGATCCTCAAACAACGTCTTTATTCAATCAATTTCAATTAACTTATTTTCAGCGCCCG
Protein-coding regions in this window:
- the LOC108019776 gene encoding modular serine protease, with translation MFEAHQNRSLQLVVLLSFAFSICSGSPNASSCGHRCGGGDCIQLDQLCDGTANCLDASDETAAMCEKVWCPGYGFRCSYGACIASTAVCDGGRDCVDGSDEEGWLCRAQMQQANCDNWEMYCSSGQCMPYSKLCDGIRDCRDGDDELESLCEGVARPTTVRSTTATAEVDLTEMTPTVKERPRPYPVEGNGECAIPQLPNVIVKHFTDAILTAGSRVANGTRIYYECPAEHSLKGEDQNICEDSLWAKKFPYCETPEAFIFSLVICIFSFLMVVLIFLIWRVRRDNGERRQREEHIWLVETSSTHPKATDLPKV